The genomic region GCTCCCAGTATGGAAGCTTCTGTGTCCCATTTATTAAATTCACCAAGTACATGCAGCGCATCTGTAGGTGTGAATCCAATGGATTGGACAAGACGTTTCTGTATAAGACCGTCAAGACCACGTACACTCGGTTGCTTTTTCAGGCGCTGGAAAATGTCGACATATGAAACTGGTGTCCCCTGGATCACATCGAATATTTCTTCCTCGGTTCTGGTAAGTTCAAGAGGCTTAAGACCGGTACGAACAAAGAATTTTGTTGGTTGTACATTTTCGCAGAGCAGTTTTCTTGATGGTGATTTACATTCTTTGAACCTGTCAAGAAAACCCTGGTACAGGGTTGCAGCACGACAAAGCGGGATAACTCTCCTGGGACCAATGTAGAATTTCTGGTCCTGAATCCATACATGGCTATCTCCACCAGTTGCGGAAGTTTCCATCCTGATGGCTTTGACCATTGTCTTCCAGCCACCAACTACAGCACCCTGGTCACTGAGTTCCGGAACTCCATTTCTGATAAGTGCTACATCTGTACTGGTTCCACCAACATCGACCATTGCACATGTATCATATTTTGTCAGGAAAGACGCACCTACAAGACTTGCAGCCGGTCCTGAGAATATGGATTCGATAGGCCTTTCAAGTGCTTCTTCCATTCCGACAACAGAACCGTCACACTTGAGCATAAGCAGGTTTGCATCCATGCCTCTTGATTTTATGTCCTGCATGATTGACTGGATGAATTTGTGTGTGATTGGCAGAAGCTGTGCATTCAGGTAAGCAGTGATAGCCCTATCGTAAGCACCAACTTCCTGGGAAAGTTCGTGTCCACATACAACCGGGAGTCCGGTAAGCTCACGGATTATTTCCTTTACCCGAAGCTCATGTTCTGAATTACGGTTGCTGAAGAATGATGAAACTGAGAAAGCAGCAACATGATCTTTTACTTCAAGAGCAAAAAGCTTGACACCATCCTCATCAAGAGGTGCGGCTTCTTCACCGTTGCTGGTGTGACCACCATCTAGCTGGACATAGTATTTTGCCGGGAATCCCTCTTTCGGAATAACATAATCACCAACAAGGATAACTCCTACCGGGAAACCTGTGTCTTCGAGGATAGTATTTGTAGAGAGGGTAGTTGAGACTGAAACCAGCTTAACATCCCGCAAGTATTCGGAGTTCAGCGAATCTATTACTTGCTTTATTCCACCAATAGGGTCAGGATAAGTGGTAAGCATTTTTGAGGCATCCATTATCATACCATCCGAATCACGGATAATCACACCGTCTGTAAAAGTTCCTCCGGCATCAATGCCCAGACTGTATTGCATTTTGTTCACTCCTTTTAAGTAAGAATTAACTTCATAATTGATAATGTAAAAAACAATGGTTTTGCAATATTTAAGCATTACCGTTTATTCTCAAAGGATGTCTTATTGGATTTGATGGTGAAAAGTGTGTAATACTTCTTCATAAATCTTATATAATATACATGAGCATGGTTGCACATATATTCCCATCTATTTATATAATCATGAAGAGCGATTACCTTGAACCTGTCAAAAATGACAAAACGATCTATATTGCTTGCAATTCTTCTTCTTGCGATACTCGCATCTCCTGTAAGTGCAATGAACTGGCAGACAGAAACGGTGGATGACGGTTCCAGTTATATTAATCCCACTTGGGACCACCTTACTGGAAAGTATACCTCCCTTGCCTTCGATTCTTCAGGCAATCCGGCAATCAGTTATCAATATTATAATGCCCAGGACCTCAAATTCGCACACTACAATAACTCAAGCTGGGAAATAGAAACAGTGGACGATGTAGGACAGGTTGGATACTACACTTCCCTTGCCTTTGATCCTTCAGGCAATCCTGCGATCAGTTATTTAGATTACATAAATCGTACAGTCAAATTCGCAGACTACAATGGTGTAAACTGGGAATCAGAAACGGTAGAGAGCAGTTGGGGTGCTGGGCTCTATACTTCCCTTGCCTTTGATTCTTCAGGCAATCCGGCGATCAGTTATTACGACGAGTACTGGCGCAACACCAGCCTCAAATTCGCATATTACAATGGTGCAAGCTGGGAAACAGAAACAGTGGACAATATAGGAGATGTTGGAAAGTATGCTTCCCTTGCCTTCGACTCTTCAGACAATCCAGCTATCAGTTATTATGATTTCAATACCAGCTACGATCTCAAGTTCGCCCATTACAATGGGGCAAACTGGGAAATAGAAACAGTGGACAGTGCGGCAGGTTTGAACACAGCCGGAGGAGAGTACACTTCCCTTTGCTTCGATGCTTCAGGCAATCCGGCGATCAGTTATAATGATGGTAATAACGACTACCTTAAATTTGCATATTACAATGGGGCAAACTGGGAAATAGAAACAGTGGACAGCGCAGGTGCTGCTGGTGAGTATGCATCCCTTTGCTTCGATTCTTCAGGAAATGCAGGGATCAGTTATTACGATTACACCGACTCCCATTACACATACCTCAAATTTGCTTTTTGTATGATAGGTACGTTGCCTGTGAATT from Methanolobus tindarius DSM 2278 harbors:
- a CDS encoding hydantoinase/oxoprolinase family protein, encoding MQYSLGIDAGGTFTDGVIIRDSDGMIMDASKMLTTYPDPIGGIKQVIDSLNSEYLRDVKLVSVSTTLSTNTILEDTGFPVGVILVGDYVIPKEGFPAKYYVQLDGGHTSNGEEAAPLDEDGVKLFALEVKDHVAAFSVSSFFSNRNSEHELRVKEIIRELTGLPVVCGHELSQEVGAYDRAITAYLNAQLLPITHKFIQSIMQDIKSRGMDANLLMLKCDGSVVGMEEALERPIESIFSGPAASLVGASFLTKYDTCAMVDVGGTSTDVALIRNGVPELSDQGAVVGGWKTMVKAIRMETSATGGDSHVWIQDQKFYIGPRRVIPLCRAATLYQGFLDRFKECKSPSRKLLCENVQPTKFFVRTGLKPLELTRTEEEIFDVIQGTPVSYVDIFQRLKKQPSVRGLDGLIQKRLVQSIGFTPTDALHVLGEFNKWDTEASILGAERIAKQLRMTKEEVATMLKKKVAKNMASDLVSYLVDGITQPVIDQMLTGDNYTRFKVETPVILLGGPVVAYKEEMEKLIDANIVVPEHASVGNAVGALVGKGIKRVEVLIKKDFAPITGEDVTDEELKNAKEVISYFVFTPDGREIFPDYIQAFDYARNTGKEIIMDYMKAAGYGKDEVEIEVTRKELMVREGEEPVETKVIVVGIGTSKLVVEKDVIPDYMRKKAISSRSAEGSYSGK
- a CDS encoding PKD domain-containing protein; amino-acid sequence: MTKRSILLAILLLAILASPVSAMNWQTETVDDGSSYINPTWDHLTGKYTSLAFDSSGNPAISYQYYNAQDLKFAHYNNSSWEIETVDDVGQVGYYTSLAFDPSGNPAISYLDYINRTVKFADYNGVNWESETVESSWGAGLYTSLAFDSSGNPAISYYDEYWRNTSLKFAYYNGASWETETVDNIGDVGKYASLAFDSSDNPAISYYDFNTSYDLKFAHYNGANWEIETVDSAAGLNTAGGEYTSLCFDASGNPAISYNDGNNDYLKFAYYNGANWEIETVDSAGAAGEYASLCFDSSGNAGISYYDYTDSHYTYLKFAFCMIGTLPVNSSVLDTWVYVDGINRSVQANTTLYLWPGTYNITVVKQDYETPVIQTVNVTEGANPEIDFIPEPAPPVAGFVVNTTSVTATQDIAFTDHSTGLISSWLWDFGDGITSTEQTPTHNYIATGIYNVSLVLTNPSGSSTRVRTSYVTVVDSPDAGFSANVTSGAVPLSVGFTDSSTNSPTSWLWDFGDGNTSTDQNPIHTYSAVGTYNVRLNASNDQGSNISTRISYIIVSTVNTGSSESGSSSSSSSSYRLSMITSQEQDAATITDNVSEEILEESVQAEENVSVIFDDEKTEETDTKETDAGHIKGTPDFSALAGIVFFSLAILVLEKINN